Proteins from a genomic interval of Natronorubrum sediminis:
- a CDS encoding 3-hydroxyacyl-CoA dehydrogenase, with product MVVDSNEIETVTVIGGGQMGRGIGAVSALSGYETYINDIDESQLNEAKERIEWSYEKSVEKKQATETEIEDALDRLSFTTELEEAIEGTDFVMEAAVEQQSVKEDIFEDLDEIAPADAILATNTSGLNITRLAEVTDRPSQVVGTHWFNPPMLMELVEVIMTEYTPDEVADTAEDLIESFDKTAIRCRIDIPSFIVNRLMRPYGEGPAWMVYRGEHTFEEIDSAMKFKEGFPMGPFELADFTGGIQIRVEGEQDHLEDDRPMSYDTEVCPLLHQLYDKGRYGRKADAGYYEYDEQDEPQVAVDAGQGFDTLLVWAPIVNEAAKMVQNDVATVEDIDTGARLGGNWPVGPLEKADEVGVDTMLQKLTEVSSRHEDTNKLAETLPCDLLVEKAKTGDTFY from the coding sequence ATGGTCGTAGACAGTAACGAGATCGAGACTGTTACAGTTATCGGAGGTGGACAGATGGGACGTGGCATCGGTGCCGTCTCCGCTCTATCAGGATACGAGACGTACATCAACGATATCGATGAATCACAGTTGAACGAGGCTAAAGAACGGATCGAGTGGTCCTACGAGAAATCTGTTGAAAAGAAACAGGCTACCGAGACGGAGATAGAAGACGCGCTGGACCGGCTCTCCTTTACCACCGAGCTCGAGGAGGCGATCGAAGGTACCGATTTCGTCATGGAGGCGGCCGTCGAACAACAATCAGTCAAAGAAGACATCTTCGAGGATCTCGACGAGATTGCGCCTGCCGACGCGATTCTTGCAACCAACACCTCCGGACTCAACATTACCCGGCTCGCCGAAGTCACCGATCGACCGTCGCAAGTCGTCGGTACGCACTGGTTCAATCCACCAATGCTAATGGAGTTGGTCGAAGTCATCATGACCGAATACACTCCCGACGAGGTCGCAGACACCGCCGAGGACCTCATCGAATCCTTCGACAAGACAGCGATTCGGTGCAGAATCGATATCCCATCGTTCATCGTTAATCGACTCATGCGGCCGTACGGAGAGGGGCCCGCCTGGATGGTCTATCGCGGTGAACACACCTTCGAGGAGATCGACTCGGCGATGAAGTTCAAGGAGGGGTTCCCGATGGGTCCATTTGAACTCGCGGATTTCACCGGCGGGATCCAGATTCGGGTCGAAGGGGAACAGGACCACCTCGAGGACGATCGTCCCATGTCCTACGACACCGAAGTCTGCCCCCTTCTCCATCAACTGTACGACAAAGGTCGCTATGGGCGAAAGGCGGACGCCGGTTACTACGAGTACGACGAACAAGACGAACCGCAGGTTGCGGTCGATGCGGGTCAGGGTTTCGACACGCTCCTCGTGTGGGCACCGATCGTCAACGAGGCGGCGAAAATGGTCCAGAACGATGTCGCAACGGTCGAAGATATCGACACGGGTGCCCGACTCGGCGGAAACTGGCCGGTCGGACCGCTCGAGAAAGCGGACGAAGTCGGCGTCGATACGATGCTTCAAAAACTGACCGAGGTCTCGAGTCGACACGAGGACACGAACAAACTCGCGGAAACGCTCCCGTGTGATCTCCTGGTCGAGAAGGCGAAAACGGGAGATACGTTTTACTGA
- a CDS encoding phosphotransferase family protein encodes MNECDDYFDRLVNQERLQTFLEESLGQANAFEVERHVGGQSNETLFVTWGDRDLVLRRPPPGETADTAHDVLREYTVMDALQDTPVRVPETVISAEDHDIIGSDFYLMEREHGVVVRDEEPNLLAEPSHRSNVGSELIETLVEIHDVEYEAIGLADFGYPEGFTQRQVDRWESQYEWAFEVTSNERPVPAIHEMTAWLHENVPSEYPHTLVHGDYKLDNVMLGTQQLPEIVSIFDWELSTLGDPFTDLGWLLAFWPETGAETEIFGSPGGREFQLQNGYDSRDDLIERYEAMTGYTFENERFYRALAVYKIGALSEMFYRRYLEGNADNETYPMMEQRTLTLADWAQRIIDGDDFE; translated from the coding sequence ATGAACGAATGCGACGATTACTTCGACCGGCTCGTGAACCAGGAGCGGCTCCAAACGTTTCTTGAGGAGTCCCTCGGACAGGCGAATGCCTTTGAGGTTGAACGGCATGTCGGCGGACAGTCGAATGAAACGCTGTTCGTAACGTGGGGAGACCGAGATCTCGTGCTTCGCCGCCCCCCGCCCGGCGAGACAGCGGACACCGCTCACGACGTTCTCCGAGAGTATACAGTGATGGATGCGCTTCAGGACACTCCCGTTCGCGTTCCGGAAACGGTGATCTCCGCTGAGGATCACGATATTATCGGATCCGATTTTTACTTGATGGAACGTGAGCACGGCGTCGTCGTCAGGGATGAGGAACCGAACCTGCTGGCCGAACCGTCACACCGTTCGAACGTCGGTAGTGAATTAATAGAGACGCTCGTTGAGATACACGATGTCGAATACGAAGCCATCGGACTAGCCGACTTCGGTTATCCGGAAGGGTTCACTCAGCGACAGGTCGATCGGTGGGAATCGCAATACGAGTGGGCGTTCGAAGTCACGTCCAACGAGCGGCCGGTACCCGCCATCCACGAAATGACGGCGTGGCTACACGAAAACGTGCCCTCCGAGTATCCGCACACGCTCGTTCACGGGGACTACAAGCTCGACAACGTTATGCTCGGAACGCAGCAGCTACCGGAGATCGTCTCCATTTTCGATTGGGAGCTATCGACCCTCGGCGACCCGTTCACGGATCTCGGGTGGCTGCTAGCGTTTTGGCCCGAGACGGGTGCGGAAACTGAAATCTTCGGTTCACCGGGTGGAAGAGAATTTCAGTTGCAGAACGGATACGATTCGCGAGATGACCTGATCGAGCGCTACGAGGCGATGACGGGTTACACGTTCGAGAACGAACGGTTTTATCGCGCGCTGGCGGTGTACAAAATCGGCGCCCTTAGCGAGATGTTCTACCGACGGTACCTCGAGGGGAACGCCGACAACGAGACGTATCCGATGATGGAGCAACGGACACTGACGCTCGCGGACTGGGCTCAACGAATCATCGACGGCGACGATTTCGAGTAA
- a CDS encoding MFS transporter — protein sequence MFSWSSPYHRRWILWGLLATTFILVNIYRLSTAVISSDLVVALQTTGTQLGTLHAAFFFVYAAMQLPAGILVDRIGPRRTATTGAITMNVGVLWFALTTDYGSALGARLLIGLGGSVIFVSMLRFCANWYRADEFGTMNGLCFAAGGTGGILATTPFAVLVESTTWRTALLSLATFGLIVSVPLFFLVRDSPEGAGLQPVDGVPEQTHLSFREVWTSLLGVLGDRWTWVAGTMLFCTGGVNLTLFGLWGIPYVVQVYDVSVTFASVFTLMGGLGIVVGPPMFGRVTDNIGHRTVFMIAGGVTYVAIHATIALLGTPPLGFIAVAFFLSGALTGTFVLTFPMIKERHGDQTSGISIGTINGSMFLGAALFPTLMGWALDAYWTGELVDGVRVYTTMGYRIAFAIAAGAGCLVVCCTVWLHLREKKSDL from the coding sequence GTGTTCAGTTGGTCTTCACCATATCATCGCCGATGGATTCTCTGGGGATTGTTGGCGACGACGTTCATACTAGTGAATATCTATCGCCTTTCGACGGCGGTGATTTCGAGCGATCTCGTCGTAGCGCTACAAACGACGGGCACGCAACTGGGCACCCTCCACGCGGCGTTCTTTTTTGTTTATGCTGCGATGCAGCTTCCGGCCGGGATTCTCGTAGATCGGATCGGACCCCGACGTACGGCGACGACCGGTGCCATAACGATGAACGTGGGTGTCCTCTGGTTCGCGCTCACGACCGACTACGGCTCTGCACTTGGTGCTAGGTTATTGATCGGGCTCGGCGGGAGCGTGATTTTTGTTTCGATGCTTCGATTCTGTGCGAACTGGTACCGAGCCGATGAGTTTGGAACGATGAACGGACTCTGTTTCGCCGCCGGCGGAACGGGTGGCATCCTCGCGACAACGCCATTCGCCGTTCTAGTCGAATCGACGACGTGGCGGACGGCGCTCCTCTCGTTGGCGACTTTCGGTTTGATCGTTTCAGTCCCGCTATTTTTCCTCGTCCGCGACTCGCCTGAAGGGGCCGGGTTGCAACCGGTCGACGGCGTTCCTGAACAGACGCATCTCTCGTTTCGGGAAGTCTGGACATCGCTGTTAGGAGTGCTGGGTGACCGGTGGACGTGGGTCGCAGGTACGATGTTGTTCTGTACCGGTGGCGTTAATCTAACACTCTTCGGGCTGTGGGGTATCCCGTATGTGGTTCAAGTGTACGACGTTTCCGTGACCTTCGCATCAGTATTCACATTGATGGGGGGACTCGGTATCGTCGTCGGTCCGCCGATGTTCGGACGCGTCACTGACAACATTGGTCACCGGACCGTGTTTATGATTGCCGGGGGGGTAACGTACGTTGCGATCCACGCAACGATTGCCTTGCTGGGTACGCCGCCACTCGGGTTCATCGCCGTCGCGTTCTTCCTGAGCGGTGCGCTGACCGGAACGTTCGTTCTCACGTTTCCGATGATTAAGGAGCGACACGGCGATCAAACGAGTGGAATTTCTATCGGAACGATCAACGGATCGATGTTCCTCGGCGCAGCGTTATTCCCGACGCTGATGGGCTGGGCGCTCGACGCGTACTGGACCGGAGAACTGGTCGACGGCGTTCGAGTTTACACTACGATGGGCTATCGTATTGCGTTTGCTATCGCCGCTGGAGCAGGGTGTCTCGTCGTCTGCTGTACGGTTTGGCTTCATCTGCGCGAGAAAAAATCAGATCTTTGA
- a CDS encoding SDR family NAD(P)-dependent oxidoreductase, with the protein MSETPLAAKFDFTNEAVAVTGGASGIGKAVCETFAGQGANVAVADIDADAAETVADAIEDEYDTRAIAIETDVSSYDAAEEMIETTVDEFGSIDVLVNNAGLSTRTSSFLESTPEDWDRSVGVTYFGTMNCTHAALPHMIDQEGGCVINYASDSYKGNDPSLAVYGGAKAANVAFTMNVAKEVGEHNIRLNVVSPGTTETPATAEWIDKYRDKILESYALERLGTPQDIADTVAFLASDAADWITAEVVSVNGGYIRG; encoded by the coding sequence ATGTCTGAGACCCCATTAGCAGCGAAGTTCGACTTTACGAACGAAGCAGTCGCGGTGACCGGCGGTGCAAGCGGTATCGGCAAAGCAGTCTGTGAAACCTTCGCAGGTCAGGGAGCGAACGTGGCCGTCGCCGACATTGACGCCGACGCGGCGGAAACAGTTGCTGACGCCATCGAAGACGAGTACGACACACGGGCCATCGCGATCGAGACGGACGTTTCATCGTACGACGCTGCCGAGGAGATGATCGAAACCACCGTCGACGAATTTGGCTCGATCGACGTGCTCGTTAACAACGCCGGTCTCAGCACGCGTACATCGTCGTTTCTCGAGTCGACTCCCGAGGACTGGGATCGATCAGTCGGCGTCACGTACTTCGGGACGATGAACTGTACGCACGCCGCACTGCCACACATGATCGATCAGGAGGGTGGCTGCGTCATTAATTATGCCAGTGACTCGTACAAAGGAAACGACCCCTCGCTGGCCGTTTACGGCGGCGCAAAAGCCGCGAACGTCGCGTTCACGATGAACGTCGCTAAGGAGGTCGGCGAGCACAACATTCGGTTGAACGTCGTCTCGCCGGGAACGACCGAAACCCCCGCGACCGCGGAGTGGATCGACAAGTACCGCGATAAGATTCTCGAGTCGTACGCGCTCGAGCGCCTGGGCACACCGCAGGATATCGCCGACACGGTTGCCTTCCTCGCGAGTGACGCAGCGGATTGGATTACTGCCGAAGTAGTGAGTGTCAACGGCGGCTACATTCGGGGTTGA
- a CDS encoding TAXI family TRAP transporter solute-binding subunit: MAAAGAGAITTIAGCTGGDNGDDGTVRMMTATDTSTAYAANEGLAAVVNEYGDDDEIFVEPLPGPGTEGNIGALNSEDTEMAYIQNWSIELINEGEEPFDQIEFEPAQVFHFYQLPWFFVTPHDDIEMLSDLEEDHQMSPTPEGSGTRPALELALSFAVDDFDDTSYDYGEQGPAMDEGRLDVGVGTLMNFDIDPGWQQEMMSTVDTYVIDIDDDIVEEWEDAPGLEVESFPGEDLEYATGAPDEAYTPVFEYNFIARQDFDYDTVYSFLEGLHQNREELESYHELLGAMEDEQFFIDLLWEHTPLHAAAYDYWEDQGLDIDAYERADEP; the protein is encoded by the coding sequence ATGGCTGCGGCGGGCGCGGGTGCTATCACGACGATTGCAGGCTGTACCGGTGGTGATAACGGCGATGATGGGACAGTTCGCATGATGACTGCGACAGATACGTCGACTGCGTACGCTGCGAACGAAGGACTCGCAGCAGTAGTCAACGAGTACGGTGATGATGACGAGATCTTCGTCGAACCGTTGCCGGGTCCCGGTACCGAAGGAAACATCGGTGCCCTCAACAGCGAAGATACGGAGATGGCCTACATACAGAACTGGTCGATAGAGCTGATCAACGAGGGCGAAGAACCGTTCGACCAGATCGAGTTCGAACCAGCACAGGTGTTTCACTTCTACCAGTTACCATGGTTCTTCGTGACGCCCCACGACGACATCGAGATGCTTTCCGACCTCGAGGAAGACCACCAGATGAGTCCGACTCCAGAGGGGTCCGGTACGAGACCGGCACTCGAGCTTGCCCTTTCGTTTGCCGTAGACGACTTCGACGATACGAGTTACGACTACGGCGAGCAGGGTCCAGCAATGGACGAGGGCCGACTTGACGTTGGCGTTGGAACGCTCATGAACTTCGATATCGATCCTGGTTGGCAACAAGAGATGATGAGCACCGTCGACACCTACGTGATCGACATCGACGACGACATCGTCGAAGAGTGGGAAGATGCTCCCGGTCTCGAAGTCGAATCGTTCCCCGGCGAAGACCTCGAGTACGCGACGGGTGCACCTGATGAGGCGTACACGCCGGTCTTCGAGTACAACTTTATCGCCAGACAGGACTTCGACTACGACACGGTCTACTCGTTCCTCGAGGGACTGCATCAAAACCGTGAAGAGCTAGAGTCCTACCACGAACTGTTGGGCGCCATGGAGGACGAACAGTTCTTCATCGATTTGCTCTGGGAGCACACACCGCTTCACGCTGCAGCCTACGACTACTGGGAAGACCAAGGACTCGATATCGACGCCTACGAGCGAGCAGACGAACCGTAA
- a CDS encoding TRAP transporter permease, protein MNRFSQLRQQATAYNVLSGITTVLAIVFTLYTIHYATTLWTMRTRYSVLFLGLGLAVFYFDEARQCFKTEGDESGYEKKAAVADGGTTSADSSGRTLSGKNRTAIARTKTVWAKVDPYLLIASGIAALLTAAYVEFHFYRLLQDVHLLGFTDLDLFVGGVIIYLAIDATRRAFGWIIALVTIGSILYATNYVGPNLPSFLRHSGFDLERISSEGAISLSGVYHETLMGIGSTWVAIFIMFAGIAKAYGLMDFILDVGRELGKSLTTGVVQIAVIASMIMGSITGSAAANTATTGSFTIPMMQDQKVRDDYAAAIEAVASAGGQMLPPVMGVAAFLMADIIGVSYLRVIQAGVIPAALFYLSVGIAVHFTVLKFGWTSKNTGSFNYGMLTRGAHFAIPLFVLLYLLVVMRWTPLTAGLYTIITMIVVGLLTSVVSKVRASEIDSGVVKEESKTILLGLRRGGLEMAPLVGVLAAMGIIIEMLTQTGLAQRVSTAIVGMGGGLLLVVLLLAMVASILFGLGMPTPAAYILVVILVAPGVMEMGVPEITTHMFVFYFAMLSAITPPVAISVAVGSRIANTDFITSCINALRIGAPGFLIPFALVANESLIYWSSTTLIEFPVVLAGTIALIVATVRFDGARLLSIPWRGFYGLLAFIAMFGGLAHIGVQVGAAIVIVAGLAHAKYVVGYDTEAQVEATATD, encoded by the coding sequence ATGAATCGTTTTTCACAACTCCGTCAGCAGGCGACAGCATACAACGTACTCAGTGGAATCACGACGGTTCTCGCGATCGTATTCACGCTGTATACTATCCACTATGCGACAACGCTCTGGACGATGCGAACCCGCTATTCGGTACTTTTTCTCGGTCTGGGGCTCGCCGTTTTCTACTTCGACGAGGCGCGTCAGTGCTTCAAGACAGAAGGGGACGAATCGGGCTACGAGAAAAAAGCCGCAGTCGCAGACGGCGGAACGACGAGTGCCGATAGCTCCGGAAGAACGCTGTCGGGCAAGAATCGAACGGCCATTGCCCGCACGAAGACGGTGTGGGCTAAGGTAGACCCATACCTGCTTATCGCATCGGGCATCGCGGCCCTTTTGACGGCCGCATACGTCGAATTTCACTTCTATCGACTGCTCCAGGACGTTCACTTGCTCGGATTCACGGACCTCGATTTATTCGTCGGTGGTGTAATCATCTACCTCGCGATAGACGCAACGCGCCGGGCGTTCGGATGGATCATCGCTCTCGTAACAATCGGTTCTATCCTCTACGCGACCAACTACGTTGGACCGAATTTACCCAGCTTCTTGCGACACTCCGGATTCGACCTCGAACGAATCTCGAGCGAAGGTGCGATTTCCCTCTCTGGCGTGTACCACGAAACGTTGATGGGAATCGGATCCACGTGGGTTGCGATCTTCATCATGTTCGCTGGAATCGCCAAAGCCTACGGGTTGATGGATTTCATCCTCGACGTCGGTCGGGAACTCGGCAAGAGCCTGACGACCGGTGTCGTACAAATCGCCGTTATCGCAAGCATGATCATGGGATCGATCACCGGTAGTGCGGCGGCTAACACGGCGACGACGGGAAGCTTTACCATTCCGATGATGCAGGATCAGAAGGTCAGAGACGATTACGCCGCAGCGATCGAAGCCGTCGCTTCGGCGGGCGGGCAGATGCTCCCGCCGGTGATGGGCGTCGCAGCGTTTCTGATGGCGGATATCATCGGCGTGAGTTATCTCCGAGTCATTCAAGCGGGCGTGATCCCGGCGGCGCTGTTCTATCTCAGCGTGGGGATCGCTGTGCACTTCACCGTGCTCAAATTCGGATGGACATCGAAAAACACGGGTTCGTTCAATTACGGCATGTTGACCAGAGGAGCGCACTTCGCTATTCCGCTCTTCGTCCTGCTGTATCTGCTCGTCGTGATGCGGTGGACGCCGCTGACTGCCGGCCTGTACACCATTATTACGATGATTGTCGTCGGACTCCTAACCTCAGTAGTTAGTAAAGTAAGAGCGTCCGAGATCGATTCCGGCGTCGTGAAAGAAGAGTCGAAAACGATATTGCTGGGACTCCGACGCGGCGGTCTCGAGATGGCACCGCTCGTCGGCGTGCTCGCAGCGATGGGTATTATTATCGAAATGCTCACCCAAACCGGATTGGCACAGCGTGTGAGTACCGCAATCGTCGGAATGGGCGGTGGGCTCCTGCTCGTCGTACTACTACTCGCGATGGTCGCGAGCATCCTGTTCGGGCTCGGTATGCCGACGCCCGCAGCGTACATTCTGGTCGTTATCCTCGTTGCGCCTGGCGTTATGGAGATGGGGGTCCCCGAAATCACGACCCACATGTTCGTCTTCTACTTCGCAATGTTGTCCGCGATCACGCCGCCAGTGGCGATCTCCGTCGCAGTCGGATCCCGAATCGCGAATACAGACTTCATAACGTCCTGTATTAACGCGTTGCGCATTGGAGCTCCTGGGTTTCTCATTCCGTTCGCCCTCGTCGCCAACGAGAGTCTCATTTACTGGTCGAGTACGACGCTTATCGAATTCCCCGTCGTCCTCGCGGGAACGATCGCTCTTATCGTGGCGACGGTTCGCTTCGACGGTGCTCGTCTCCTTTCGATTCCGTGGCGCGGTTTCTACGGCTTGCTTGCGTTTATAGCGATGTTCGGTGGACTCGCTCACATCGGCGTTCAGGTCGGCGCTGCGATCGTCATCGTCGCCGGTCTAGCCCACGCGAAGTATGTCGTCGGCTACGACACCGAGGCCCAGGTCGAAGCGACCGCAACGGACTAA
- a CDS encoding SDR family NAD(P)-dependent oxidoreductase, with product MPAALITGGSRGIGRGIAEQYARDGYDVAVNYHSSETAAEDVVETIRAETDGDAVAIQADVSDSGAVESLVETTVETFGGLDHVVNNAAISQHKHTPELTVEEFDTLMQINATSVFSVTKAAHEHLLESAVGEGPSVINLSSRLAHAGAPHEPHYAASKAGIIAITKSHAKEFGPDIRVNAIAPGYIVTDMTDRTNTAEDKRERREKLPLQRLGEPEDVGQAAAYLRDARFVTGETLNVNGGQDMV from the coding sequence ATGCCAGCAGCACTCATTACTGGCGGCTCGCGGGGTATTGGTCGCGGCATCGCCGAGCAGTACGCTCGAGACGGGTACGACGTCGCCGTGAACTACCACAGCAGCGAAACGGCTGCGGAAGACGTCGTTGAAACGATCAGAGCCGAAACCGACGGCGATGCCGTCGCGATTCAAGCCGACGTCAGCGATTCAGGTGCGGTCGAGTCGCTGGTCGAAACGACCGTCGAGACGTTTGGCGGTCTCGATCACGTCGTAAACAACGCGGCCATCAGTCAACACAAGCACACGCCCGAACTTACCGTCGAAGAGTTCGACACCCTGATGCAGATAAACGCGACGAGCGTCTTTTCTGTGACCAAGGCGGCTCACGAGCACCTCCTCGAGTCGGCGGTTGGGGAAGGGCCGTCGGTGATCAACCTCTCGTCGCGTCTCGCCCACGCCGGCGCACCCCACGAACCACACTACGCGGCTTCGAAAGCCGGGATCATCGCCATCACGAAGAGTCACGCGAAGGAGTTCGGACCGGATATCAGAGTTAACGCGATCGCACCGGGATACATCGTGACGGATATGACGGACCGAACCAACACCGCGGAGGATAAACGTGAACGACGGGAGAAGTTGCCGCTGCAGCGGCTCGGCGAGCCCGAAGACGTTGGACAAGCCGCGGCGTACCTTCGGGACGCGCGGTTCGTCACCGGCGAGACACTCAACGTGAACGGCGGCCAGGACATGGTCTAA
- a CDS encoding thiolase family protein, which translates to MKEAVIVDAVRTPFGKYNGSFRDTHPQDLAAAPLQALQERNGFDPGIVDDVMYGCVKPVFEQGSDIGRIASMVAGWGDEVPGFQLDRLCGSGQQTINLAAANVRAGFSDVVVAGGVEHMTRVPMSSNRSDGASTAEPDMSETYFEHFDEITHQGESAERVAEKWDFSRRELDEIAVESQRRWKRAHDEGRFDDQLVPVETELDGETIVVEEDEHPRPGTDVDSLSDLPPAFRDDGEGVIHAGNSSGIVDGSSAVLVTSRETAREYGWEPMARIVQTEVVGVDPVLMLTGPIPATEQILEKADMVPSDIDLFEVNEAFASVIAAWLEETGLSWEDTNVNGGAIAHGHPLGATGSALITKLAHELERTGQDRALSTMCIAFGQGVATIIERV; encoded by the coding sequence ATGAAGGAAGCTGTAATCGTCGATGCAGTGCGGACGCCGTTCGGAAAGTACAACGGATCCTTTCGCGACACGCATCCACAGGATCTCGCAGCGGCACCTCTGCAGGCGCTACAGGAACGAAACGGATTCGACCCGGGGATCGTCGATGACGTCATGTACGGCTGTGTAAAGCCAGTCTTCGAGCAGGGTTCGGATATCGGACGCATTGCATCGATGGTCGCCGGCTGGGGCGACGAGGTTCCCGGGTTTCAACTCGACCGACTATGCGGTTCGGGCCAGCAAACGATCAACCTCGCCGCTGCGAACGTTCGAGCCGGGTTCAGCGACGTCGTGGTCGCGGGCGGCGTCGAACATATGACGCGCGTGCCGATGTCGAGCAACCGGAGTGACGGAGCGTCGACTGCCGAGCCCGACATGTCCGAGACCTACTTCGAGCATTTCGACGAAATAACGCATCAGGGCGAAAGCGCAGAACGGGTCGCCGAGAAGTGGGACTTCAGCCGGCGCGAACTCGACGAAATTGCCGTCGAATCCCAGCGTCGGTGGAAACGAGCACACGACGAGGGACGGTTCGACGACCAGCTCGTTCCGGTCGAAACTGAACTTGACGGCGAAACCATCGTTGTGGAAGAAGACGAGCACCCGCGACCGGGAACCGATGTCGACTCCCTCTCGGACCTCCCGCCCGCGTTTCGGGACGACGGAGAGGGCGTTATCCACGCCGGAAATTCGTCGGGCATCGTCGACGGTTCGAGCGCCGTCCTCGTGACGAGTCGCGAGACAGCTCGAGAGTACGGTTGGGAGCCGATGGCTCGCATCGTCCAGACCGAGGTCGTCGGCGTCGATCCCGTACTGATGCTCACCGGACCGATCCCTGCGACCGAACAGATCCTCGAGAAGGCCGATATGGTGCCGTCGGACATCGATCTCTTCGAGGTGAACGAGGCCTTCGCCTCGGTTATCGCAGCCTGGCTCGAGGAAACCGGTCTCTCCTGGGAGGATACGAACGTCAACGGCGGGGCGATCGCACACGGCCACCCGCTGGGGGCAACCGGCAGCGCACTCATCACCAAACTCGCCCACGAACTCGAGCGAACGGGACAGGACAGAGCGCTGTCGACGATGTGTATCGCGTTCGGCCAGGGTGTCGCCACGATCATCGAGCGCGTGTAG
- a CDS encoding SDR family NAD(P)-dependent oxidoreductase, whose amino-acid sequence MSTTTFSVDGETALITGSSRGIGRAIAERFAADGVDVVVTSRDQDAVDSVADSINDSDASGEALAVECDVRDRASICSVVEAATDELGPIDVLVNNAGASFEAPTEELSANAWNTIVDINLTGAFNCAQIVSEGMIEGDGGTIVNVSSVAGRDGAPMMAHYAAAKSGLNTLTRTLGVEWAPYEIRINAILPGLVLTEGVEQQRSMTSDDVDPDSVDRQLGLPDEIARVAQFLASPGAQYIQGETIVVEGVPRIALTEHHDV is encoded by the coding sequence ATGTCAACAACGACCTTCTCGGTAGACGGTGAGACAGCACTCATCACCGGTTCATCCCGGGGGATCGGTCGAGCGATCGCGGAACGATTCGCCGCGGACGGCGTCGACGTCGTCGTCACGTCTCGAGACCAGGACGCAGTCGATAGCGTCGCGGATTCGATCAACGACAGCGACGCCTCCGGGGAGGCTCTCGCTGTCGAATGCGATGTCCGGGACCGCGCGTCGATCTGTTCTGTCGTCGAAGCCGCGACGGACGAACTCGGGCCGATCGACGTTCTCGTAAACAACGCCGGTGCGAGTTTCGAGGCTCCCACCGAAGAGTTGAGCGCGAACGCCTGGAACACCATCGTCGACATCAATCTCACCGGTGCGTTCAACTGCGCTCAAATCGTCAGCGAGGGCATGATCGAGGGTGACGGCGGCACCATCGTCAACGTCTCGAGCGTCGCCGGCCGTGACGGAGCGCCGATGATGGCCCACTACGCGGCCGCAAAATCGGGATTAAACACGCTCACGCGAACGCTCGGCGTCGAGTGGGCACCGTACGAAATACGAATCAACGCCATTTTGCCTGGACTCGTTCTCACGGAAGGCGTCGAACAACAACGGAGCATGACGTCGGACGATGTCGATCCGGACAGCGTCGATCGCCAGCTTGGGCTGCCCGACGAGATCGCTCGAGTCGCCCAGTTCCTCGCGAGTCCCGGTGCGCAGTATATCCAAGGGGAGACGATCGTCGTCGAAGGCGTTCCACGAATCGCGCTGACCGAACACCACGACGTGTAA